One genomic segment of Saccharomyces kudriavzevii IFO 1802 strain IFO1802 genome assembly, chromosome: 8 includes these proteins:
- the ARO9 gene encoding aromatic-amino-acid:2-oxoglutarate transaminase (similar to Saccharomyces cerevisiae ARO9 (YHR137W); ancestral locus Anc_2.102), whose protein sequence is MTAGSIAPLDYASLKKKFQPFLSRRVENRFLKSFWDASDISNDVIELAGGMPNEKFFPVESIDLRISKIPFNDNPKWHDSFTTAHLDLDSPSELPMSRSFQYAESKGTPPLLRFVKDMVSRINRPVFSDEMQSNWDVILSGGSNDSMFKVFETICDESTTVLIEEFTFTPAMSNVEATGAKVVPIKINLTLDRDSQGIDVDHLTQLLDNWSTGPYKHLAKPRVLYTIATGQNPTGMSVPQWKREKIYRLAQKHDFLIVEDDPYGYLYFPPFNSEDPSENPYQSSNLTTERYLNDYLMKSFLTLDTDARVIRLETFSKIFAPGLRLAFIVANKFFLERILDLADITTRAPSGASQAIVYSTIKAMAESSTRSSLSFKEAMFESWMQWIMQVASKYNHRKNLTLKALYDTESYQANQFTVMEPSAGMFIIIKINWGNLDKPDDLPQQMDILDKFLVKNGVKLVLGYKMAVCQNYSRQSSDFLRLTIAYAKDDDELVEASKRIGNGIKEFFENYQKKGEK, encoded by the coding sequence ATGACTGCTGGCTCCATTGCACCTCTTGATTACGCTtccttgaagaagaagttcCAACCATTTCTTTCCAGACGTGTGGAAAATAGGTTCCTGAAGAGCTTTTGGGACGCTTCCGACATCTCCAATGACGTCATTGAGCTGGCGGGCGGTATGCCCAATGAGAAGTTCTTTCCGGTCGAATCCATTGACTTGAGAATATCGAAGATTCCTTTCAACGACAATCCAAAATGGCACGATTCGTTCACCACGGCTCATTTGGATTTGGATTCTCCCAGCGAGCTTCCCATGTCCCGTTCTTTCCAGTATGCGGAAAGTAAGGGCACGCCCCCCCTTTTGCGTTTCGTTAAGGATATGGTCTCAAGGATAAACCGGCCTGTCTTTTCCGATGAGATGCAGTCCAATTGGGATGTCATCCTTTCTGGCGGGTCCAACGACTCCATGTTCAAGGTCTTCGAGACCATCTGCGACGAATCCACCACCGTCCTAATCGAGGAGTTCACTTTCACCCCGGCAATGTCTAACGTGGAGGCTACGGGAGCAAAAGTCGTCCCGATCAAGATAAACTTGACCCTCGATAGAGATTCTCAAGGCATTGACGTTGACCATCTGACGCAGCTACTCGATAATTGGTCTACTGGCCCTTACAAGCACTTGGCCAAACCGAGGGTTCTTTACACCATCGCCACGGGCCAGAACCCCACGGGGATGTCTGTTCCCCAGtggaaaagagaaaagattTACCGGTTGGCCCAGAAACACGATTTCCTCATTGTGGAAGATGATCCCTATGGCTACTTGTACTTCCCGCCTTTCAATTCGGAGGATCCATCGGAAAATCCCTACCAGTCCAGCAACCTGACCACTGAACGGTATTTGAATGATTACTTGATGAAATCGTTTCTCACTTTGGATACCGACGCTCGTGTCATCCGATTAGAAACgttttccaagatttttgCTCCCGGCTTGAGATTAGCCTTTATTGTCGCGAACAAATTCTTTCTGGAGAGAATCTTGGATCTGGCAGATATCACTACCAGGGCCCCTAGTGGTGCCTCCCAGGCAATTGTTTATTCCACCATAAAGGCAATGGCCGAATCCAGCACGCGCTCCTCCCTTTCATTCAAAGAGGCCATGTTTGAAAGTTGGATGCAATGGATCATGCAGGTTGCTTCTAAATATAACCACAGAAAAAATCTCACTTTGAAAGCCTTATACGATACGGAGTCCTATCAAGCCAATCAATTCACCGTCATGGAGCCCTCCGCTGGTAtgttcatcatcatcaagaTCAACTGGGGCAACTTGGACAAACCTGATGACTTACCTCAACAAATGGATATATTAGACAAGTTCTTGGTGAAAAACGGTGTCAAACTTGTTCTTGGCTATAAGATGGCCGTTTGCCAAAACTACTCAAGGCAAAGTTCGGATTTTTTAAGACTCACTATTGCTTATGcaaaagatgatgatgaattggtTGAAGCTTCCAAAAGAATCGGGAACGGTATaaaagaatttttcgaAAATTACCAGaaaaaaggtgaaaaataa
- the SKDI08G1840 gene encoding uncharacterized protein (similar to Saccharomyces cerevisiae YHR138C; ancestral locus Anc_2.100), with protein MKVSNLVLILISIFSMAQASSLSSYIVTFPKPDTIATDQDSIIEDVKKFVIDVGGTITHEYSLIKGFTVDLPDSEQVLDSLKEKLDYIEDKFGTKCNLEKDSEVHALNRDHLVA; from the coding sequence ATGAAGGTCAGTAACTTAGTTTTAATATTAATTAGTATATTCTCCATGGCGCAGGCATCTTCTCTATCATCATACATTGTAACCTTCCCGAAGCCTGATACTATTGCAACGGACCAAGACAGCATTATTGAAGATGTCAAGAAGTTTGTGATAGACGTAGGCGGGACCATTACGCATGAGTATAGTTTGATAAAGGGGTTTACTGTGGACCTGCCTGATAGTGAACAGGTGCTGGACAGcctgaaggaaaaattagaCTATATTGAGGATAAGTTCGGCACTAAATGTAACTTAGAGAAGGATTCTGAGGTTCATGCTTTGAACCGTGATCATTTGGTTGCCTAG
- the SPS100 gene encoding Sps100p (similar to Saccharomyces cerevisiae SPS100 (YHR139C) and YGP1 (YNL160W); ancestral locus Anc_2.98): protein MKFSSVLTFFVAALTASATPLGLYRRQNVTSGGGTVPVIITGGPAVSGSQSNVSTTTLFNSTSTLNITQLYQIATQVNQTLQSESSSGIIIVTNWRSIETLSFFCSIVFNTTKTIVITENYLWGVPILSSSHAEGRGTLVAGRDKVVYSGVFPPYTVPVGVSSDQKVVQWFFDACEPTLIASNSTIRTQYSNFTSVQTSSNASSTTNTSSSSGPLVPIIYEDGYSQSLIQSLSSSIQGLIVISSGTAHNSTATSWSSVDFPVVYATDGSSVLDGSGIGFLSNTSIPQGAISAGYLSPVQAQTLLSIAISNQVTSRSDLQAIFPASQQ from the coding sequence ATGAAATTCTCATCAGTacttactttttttgtcGCTGCTTTGACAGCTTCTGCAACACCACTAGGCCTCTATAGGAGACAAAACGTAACGTCCGGTGGCGGTACTGTTCCAGTAATCATCACCGGGGGTCCTGCTGTTTCTGGTAGTCAATCCAATGTTTCTACCACCACGCTATTCAATTCTACTTCTACGCTAAACATCACTCAACTTTACCAAATTGCTACCCAAGTCAATCAAACCCTACAAAGTGAATCATCTTCCGGTATTATCATCGTTACTAACTGGCGTTCCATTGAAACTTTGAGCTTCTTCTGCTCAATAGTTTTTAACACAACCAAGACCATTGTCATCACTGAAAATTATCTATGGGGCGTACCAATCCTAAGCAGCTCACACGCGGAAGGTAGAGGTACTTTGGTTGCTGGTAGAGATAAAGTTGTGTACTCTGGTGTTTTCCCGCCTTATACTGTTCCCGTCGGCGTTTCGTCCGACCAAAAAGTAGTCCAATGGTTCTTCGATGCTTGTGAGCCAACTCTAATTGCAAGTAACTCCACGATCAGAACCCAGTACTCCAACTTTACAAGTGTTCAAACATCTTCGAACGCTTCCTCCACGACTAACACATCTTCCTCCTCCGGCCCATTAGTGCCAATTATCTACGAAGACGGATACTCTCAAAGCTTGATTCAATCCTTGAGCTCCAGTATTCAAGGTCTAATTGTTATCAGTTCTGGCACCGCTCACAACAGCACTGCAACATCGTGGTCATCTGTTGACTTCCCCGTTGTCTATGCTACTGATGGGTCTTCAGTCCTTGATGGTTCCGGTATTGGATTCTTGAGTAATACAAGTATCCCACAAGGTGCGATTTCTGCTGGGTACCTGTCTCCAGTCCAGGCTCAAACTTTGCTGTCTATTGCCATTAGTAACCAAGTTACAAGCCGCAGTGATCTACAAGCGATTTTCCCGGCCAGTCAGCAATAA
- the SKDI08G1860 gene encoding uncharacterized protein (similar to Saccharomyces cerevisiae YHR139C-A) yields MRSADFSSPRILSNLISRRERQQEMISIVTFSLRIKSYLLSQCKIYHPLSSDLMQIISFLTFIPLAYLETLAFAQRKRLLKH; encoded by the coding sequence ATGCGAAGCGCAGACTTTTCTAGTCCGCGGATCCTGTCAAATTTAATAAGCAGGCGCGAAAGGCAACAAGAGATGATCTCCATTGTAACGTTCTCTCTGAGAATCAAAAGTTACCTGCTGTCACAGTGCAAAATCTATCATCCCCTCTCAAGCGATCTAATGCAGATAATCTCCTTCTTGACCTTCATACCTCTGGCATACCTTGAAACTTTAGCATTTgcccaaagaaaaaggcttTTAAAACATTAG
- the SKDI08G1870 gene encoding uncharacterized protein (similar to Saccharomyces cerevisiae YHR140W; ancestral locus Anc_2.97) encodes MSSLISTKPTRFTLALNTLCLLTSSWGFFRATSVILPPCLSKAGHKQFLTIISIIATIINNAINISNYFIQNNSGSSPQFKAKADFVSRHITLPVSLVLESIVTTVYWPLRLFFVSLIMHGVDSTAKAPFPITVDMAIHLYPILYLLADHYLSGSGLRFKLSNKVAWLIVTSLAFSYFQYLAFLIDAKRGQAYPYPFLDLEEPYKSIIFAVVSIVTWGYYVLYQNFPPKNIKKQTDKGYKS; translated from the coding sequence ATGTCTTCCTTGATATCAACAAAACCAACGCGCTTCACTCTGGCCCTTAACACCCTGTGTCTTTTGACAAGCTCATGGGGTTTTTTTCGGGCTACCTCTGTGATTTTACCTCCATGTTTGAGTAAGGCTGGTCACAAGCAATTTTTGACTATTATATCTATTATCGCCACAATCATTAATAATGCAATTAATATTAGTaattattttattcaaaataacTCCGGAAGTAGTCCGCAATTCAAGGCGAAGGCTGACTTTGTTAGTAGGCACATCACTTTACCTGTTTCTTTGGTATTGGAGTCTATTGTGACAACCGTTTATTGGCCGCTAAGACTATTCTTTGTCAGTTTAATTATGCATGGTGTTGATTCTACTGCGAAGGCACCTTTTCCCATTACAGTGGATATGGCAATCCACTTGTACCCGATTTTATATTTACTGGCAGATCACTACTTATCCGGTTCTGGTTTAAGGTTTAAACTATCGAACAAGGTGGCATGGCTTATTGTGACCAGTCTAGCGTTCTCATATTTTCAGTATTTAGCATTCCTGATAGATGCGAAGCGAGGTCAGGCCTATCCATATCCATTCCTAGACTTAGAGGAACCGTATAAATCGATAATCTTTGCTGTCGTTTCCATTGTTACATGGGGTTATTAtgttctttatcaaaattttccgCCTAAGAACATCAAGAAGCAAACGGATAAAGGATATAAgagttga
- the RPL42B gene encoding 60S ribosomal protein eL42 (similar to Saccharomyces cerevisiae RPL42B (YHR141C) and RPL42A (YNL162W); ancestral locus Anc_2.95) — MVNVPKTRKTYCKGKTCRKHTQHKVTQYKAGKASLFAQGKRRYDRKQSGFGGQTKPVFHKKAKTTKKVVLRLECVKCKTRAQLTLKRCKHFELGGEKKQKGQALQF; from the exons ATGG TTAACGTCCCAAAGACCAGAAAGACCTACTGTAAGGGTAAGACCTGTCGTAAGCACACTCAACACAAGGTTACTCAATACAAAGCTGGTAAGGCTTCTTTGTTCGCTCAAGGTAAGAGACGTTATGACCGTAAACAATCTGGTTTCGGTGGTCAAACCAAGCCTGTTTTCCATAAGAAAGCTAAGACTACCAAGAAGGTTGTTTTGAGATTGGAATGTGTCAAATGTAAGACCAGAGCTCAGTTGACCTTGAAGAGATGTAAGCACTTCGAATTGGGTGGtgaaaagaagcaaaaggGTCAAGCTTTGCAATTCTGA